The window GAAGACCAAAGCATGAGAATAGGGATAGAACAAGTTTTTCCAAACACTATGCACAGGCTTTGTATGTGGCACATCCTCATGAAGCTTACTGAAAAGGTTGGTACCACCATGAAAAATAATCCAGATTTTCATGAACGGTTCATGTCATGTGTTTGGGGATCAGAGACACCAAGTGAGTTTGAGTCACAATGGTGTTCAATAATCTCTGACTTTGGGCTAGCAGATAATACATGGTTGCAGGAGAAGTATGAGTCACGCAATTCATGGATTCCGGCATATTTTATGGAGACCCACCTTGGCGGAATCTTGCGTACTACATCAAGATCTGAGAGCGAGAATGCATTCTTCAGACACTCCGCCAACCGAAATCTTGCATTGATTGAGTTTTGGGTCAAGTTTGAAACAGCTTTAGAGGAACAATGGCAAAAAGAATTGCAAGAAGACAATGCCAGCCTTCATACACTGCCTATGCTCGAGACTTGTTGGAGTATTGAGAGTCATGGTAGAGATGTGCATACTCATGAGGTTTTTGCTGAATTTCAACGTCAGGTGGTGGCTGCAAGGGATTATTGTCATGTTAAATCAATTGTCCAGGTTGGTGAGGTCCGGACCATTGGTATTAGCAGCAAGAGTGGTAAAGTTAGAGTAGTTAGTTTCAACACTAGTACTAAGGCAGCACACTGTTCTTGTAGGATGTTCGAATCACTGGGTATCATCTGCCGTCACATCATTGTTGTCCTAAAGAATGAGGGGTGTGATGAAATTCCTAGTCAATATGTGTTGCATAGGTGGACTAAAATGGCAGCACGTCAACTTTCCTATGACGCCAACGGACATGAGCTAGAAGGCCCATCTACATGTCTCTCACCTACCATAAAAAAGTTGTACTCAAAAACATGTTCAAAATTCAGCTTGGCACTTCATGCATCGAAGCATTGTGAGGAGAAAATGAGATATTTTCACAAGGTTGTTGGTGATGCCTTCACGCAATTGGAACAGATGGGTGCCATTAGTGAGCAAAGTAAAGTTCAAGAATTTGAATCCTTCGTCGGAACATCATTCCCAAGTGTGATCAGTATTCATCCACCAGATGTAGCAAACACAAAAGGGAGTGGTAAGAGATtgaaaaggggttcagagcagaCAGTGAACCAAAAGAAAAAAGAGGTAAAGTAAGCAACCTTGAAAAAATGTCGATATCCTTTCTACAAATTTGCTAATGCGGTTTTCTTATTCTTTACAGGGCAAATAGCATCCAAAAGGTTCCAGATTAGTAAGGGCGGTGGTTTCACTAATTTGATGTTGGAATAATTATGTGAAGTCATGCAACTGGCTACGTTCTTGCTGGAAATGGCGGTGATAATCATAGGCGATGAGGTTTTTGACCTTTTGGTCTTTTCTAGGAGCTCACATTTGCAGTGTGTGTCACTGAAGCATGCATATGTTCTATGTCTGTAACTCTGGATGTGGTCACTGTTAGCTTCAGGAAGTTGCTAACACTAAACCATGTTGTCTCATTAGCCGTGTTTAACCTGGAAGAAAAGATTGTATGACCTGGCAAGGAATTACTAAGCCTAGCTTAATGTAGGTTTGAAGATTTGGTTTGTCTTTCTGTGTTACTGTCAGTTGTAGCCAGCTTTGCTATATGTCGTGCTGATGTCACCACTTTCCGAATTAGTGCAACCTTATTACTATGTGTTTTGAGCACCGTTCATTCATTTTCCTCTACTTTTCGTTGCTCTGTACTTTAGCATCATCATCTTAAATTTTTTCAAGATAGGTGAGAACATGTTCATCTGTAAGAGATAATTTTAGGCATATTTGCAGCAGTGAAGTGATGAAAATTCTGACATAATCCTTGCCAGAAGTTCGGGAAATCTGAAAATAGAGAATGCAATAGAATATGTAATGTTTAAGATGTATGGAAATCTGTACTGTTTTTCAAGTAGCAGTGTTACTCTTCTTTAGATTGTATATGAAGGCATGTCTCGTCTTCATTTATACTTTTGTTCGACCAAGCTTTTGTTTTAAACCGTGCATAGCACCTGAGAAAATTGAAAAGATGTGCTCTTGTAACACTTATGTAACTATTCTGTGATTGCTATTTGTGCAACTGGAAAGCTCGATAAATATAACTATGTAATATTAAGTATAAAGAAGCAACTTTACAAGTAACTGTTGTGATGATTTTTTTTGTAAGTGAACAAAAGAGCTTTTGTTTTGTAACATTTTATGGAGTTAGAGTGATCTTGAGCTTCCTGTAGTGATTCTGGAGAAGCCTACCTAGGATCAGATTAGCTCATCTGGTCTGGAGCTTGGAGTAGGTTATTTGCAGAGCTATGAGGATGACCATAAATTTCCACTGTAGAATTATGTCAACTTGTATACATGGTGTTTCTTTTATTTCTTATAATCCAGTTACATCTTTTCCTGTGGATATATAGAAGATGTGATATACATCACAACATTTGTGCAACTGACGTCCATTATCTCCGGAAAATTTTATGGATATATCTAGTGGAAAGATATGGATAACCTGGGACTTCATACTGTAATCTTTGTTTATCATATCAATTAACTTTCATTGCTGGCCTGCTAAATCAGTACCGGTAACAACCAAAAGATCTCTGAATAAATTTTCTTTAGATGCTTATATGCAAGAACATCACGTCTTTCACATCGGAATAACACAAGCATCCGGATAAATTGTACAACAACCACTCATCTAAACTAAAGAAAACCTGGATACAAGATTTTCTAGCAAACGTACATTCTTGCTGATTACATGGTGCCAAAAAAACTGAAGCCTGAGACAACCACACACGATCTGGGCTAGTACGAGAGGTGAAATTATCAGTTTCATCAGATGCCATCTTGGAGACCTATGAAGATGACTCTGAAGATTACCCAGTCATAGCTCAGGCTCTGGATTCTTTGATCTCCTAATTCATGCATCCATGAAGCTGTGAAGGAGGGTGATGCTTCACATTCCCTATTGATAAGACACTCCAATGTATTAGCACATAAGAGATGGAGGAAGGGACAATACCTCGAATGAAAAACAGATGAAAAAGAAGTCAACAGGTATGCTCTCAGTTTTCTGAAACAAATATATGATAATATTATATCTCATAAAAAAATCCCATATCTTTTCTGAAGTGAATTATAGCCAAACAATATATGAAATAAGTTCTTGTGATATTACCAGATTAAAATAAGTACCAGTAACTAGTCAACTATAGTATACTACAAAACTCCTCCAGTCCAGACATGGAGAACACAGTGAGCGTGCAATTCTATCCACTCAAGAAATCATTTTCATAACCTAACTAAGATGATAATAAGTTACAAGGGTCGGCTTCCAAACCAAGGAATGTCACCTATGCAACCAAGAATCCGAGATGGTGAGGCGTCTTTTTATGCATTTATCTTGGATGCAACAACTTCGGTTATCTGCTTTGTCCTGCATGCACATAAGAACATGAAGAATTGCAGCCCTGCTCGTCGTCCTCGTCTTCAACAGATTTACCGTCTCCAGGCAATAAGACTCCATAATGACCTTCAAACAAAAAAATGGTGGCACCAGGGGAGCCAAGCTAAACTTAGTAGTGACACCCTAACCAACAATCATAGGCATCTTTGTTTGGAAGTAACATCGGATTCCAAAGTATCACATTTTTAGAATACAAAGGACAATCACTACTAGAGAAGTAGCGATGCAACATTGGTGATACATATTTGATTTGGCTCGGCAGTAGTTAGGTAAAAAAGTTTTTGTAACTATGGAACAGATAAATTGATGATGAGTAAAAGAATGAACTTATAACAAAATCAAGAAGATGAACTCGTAATGCTTTCACGAAATTAAGTTAGACTCTATAAGTACACGTTCTCTTTAATATTGTTTACCAATAAAGGATGAAAACAGGGAGTACACCCCTTGTAATTGGCATGAAGATTGTAGAAATATACCTAAATTTGGTGCTCACAGCACACTATTCGAATTCTTAATCAACAAAAACATGCCCTTTAGTCAACTGGAACAAGATGGATAGAGGAAGAAGTGAACATACCTACATCCTTGAGTTGCTGCCGATGGATAGTGCTGACGGCGACAGCgaccgccgcggcggcggcggcagcggcagaTTGTTCAGAGAGATCGATCGAAATTTAATAACCCTAATTCACCTGAGTGGTATAGAAGAGGGAGAGACAACCGCGTTTCATTAAGATCTGAGATCGATCTTGAGCTCGCTGGACCTGAACTCTAGCTCAGGAGGATGTACTGGTACAGAATCTAGCAAAGGGGGAGGAAGACGATCTGAGTATGGGGAGGCCAATTCGTTAGATTTAGCTGAGCTGCAAGGACTGGTTTGCAAATGTACCATCAGGCCCATCATCGCACTGAATCCTGTCCCTTCCTTTCGAATCCAACGACCCATACATATCTGGTGCATCTGGTGCACCAATTTGGTCATTTCACCAGATACGTTCTCAGTAGCATGTTGTTGTTTGCATTTAACTTGATTAAATGTCATGATATTGTTTGATATCATGGTTCTgtttgctgtgagcttgcaagtacattcaatgtactgacctgacGTGTTATCCCAGATTTCAGGAATGTCTAACTGGATCGGAGTGCCGCCGTGTCTAgaccgtgtccacatcggtgtccccgTGCTATGGAGTCCCACTACCTCATTTTTCCGCTGCCGTGTAGATGTCGTGCTCGAGGCcccttttatgttcactaaataatgtacatattgttcagccgcaccgagtgtgccgcttggcctcgcaacTTGATGTAATGTCGCACTATGCTTTCGCTAGTTTCAATAAAGCGGTgatttctgtaccaagatgttgtgtgttgccagaagacatgatctctgggttggcaatgcaaggtaaaccggtcgctctgagccagGGTGCCACAGGTTCGTTAATGTACAATCCAGTGTCTTATATAGTGTGATATATAGGATTCAATGCATATTTCCAAATTGTGATGCAATATTGTAGCAATTTGCGGTTAATTTTGTAGTTTGTAGATGTGCAACTAATGTATACATTCATTTTTTGATGCAGTATCATATCTTTAAAAATATATATAATTAATCTAATGTTGTAGTCTGTAGATGTGCAATTAATATACACATTCCTTTTTTGATGCAGTACCCTATCTTCAAAATATATACAATTAATGTAATGCTGTACGCTTGTAGATGTGCCATTAATGTACACATTCATTTTTTTGATGCAGTACCATATCTTCAAGATATATATAATAATGTATTGTTGTAGCCTGTAGATATGCAACTAATGTACACATTCATTCTTTTCATGCAATACCGTGTCTTCGAGATATATCATATATACAACTAATGTGTGTAAAATGTGTCGATATGACGTTAATGTACACATTCATTGTTTGATGCTATTTCGTATCTTAAAGGTCTAGCCTGTAGATATAAAGTTAATGTACACATTCATTGTTTGATACAATATCGTATCTTCAAGATATAGAACTAATGTATTATGTAGCCTCTAGATGTGCAATTAATGTATACATTAATTGTCTGACACGGTGCTATATCTTCATGATATACAACTGGTGTATGCGTTTGTATCATCATCTCAAAGAAGGCTATATATACCAAGACATAGCTAGCGAAGTCATGTATCCCACACATTCACAGAAGCCACACAAATCCTATATTATGCGATTCTAACATCAAAGGGATAGAGAAGACTCTAGTGTAGCAGATACAAAAGCCATAGCCATGGCGAAACTGATGTGCTTATGTTTCATCATCCTCACTATTGCGGTAGCCGTGTCGGCTGACGAATGTGAGGGTGACCGACAGGCCATGATCAAGGAGTGTGCTAAGTATCAACAATGGCCAGCAAACCCGAAGCTAGATCCGTCGGACGCATGCTGCGCCGTGTGGCAGAAGGCAAACATCCCATGCCTTTGCGCTGGTGTCATCAAGGAGAAAGAGAAGATATGGTGTATGGAGAAGGTTGCCTACGTTGCCAATTTCTGCAAGAAGCCATTCCCACATGGCTACAAGTGCGGAAGTAAGTGAAATATATTAAGGGAATTACGATGATCGGCATTGCATACATGCAGTTTTGATATTTATTATTCTTCGGAGTCACACGGCTTTGATTTTAGTT is drawn from Aegilops tauschii subsp. strangulata cultivar AL8/78 chromosome 1, Aet v6.0, whole genome shotgun sequence and contains these coding sequences:
- the LOC109760193 gene encoding uncharacterized protein, whose protein sequence is MAKLMCLCFIILTIAVAVSADECEGDRQAMIKECAKYQQWPANPKLDPSDACCAVWQKANIPCLCAGVIKEKEKIWCMEKVAYVANFCKKPFPHGYKCGSYTFPPLA
- the LOC109760195 gene encoding protein FAR1-RELATED SEQUENCE 5, producing MVVQDFLESNSGVAPKLIMTDEDQSMRIGIEQVFPNTMHRLCMWHILMKLTEKVGTTMKNNPDFHERFMSCVWGSETPSEFESQWCSIISDFGLADNTWLQEKYESRNSWIPAYFMETHLGGILRTTSRSESENAFFRHSANRNLALIEFWVKFETALEEQWQKELQEDNASLHTLPMLETCWSIESHGRDVHTHEVFAEFQRQVVAARDYCHVKSIVQVGEVRTIGISSKSGKVRVVSFNTSTKAAHCSCRMFESLGIICRHIIVVLKNEGCDEIPSQYVLHRWTKMAARQLSYDANGHELEGPSTCLSPTIKKLYSKTCSKFSLALHASKHCEEKMRYFHKVVGDAFTQLEQMGAISEQSKVQEFESFVGTSFPSVISIHPPDVANTKGSGKRLKRGSEQTVNQKKKEGK